One part of the Tautonia rosea genome encodes these proteins:
- a CDS encoding right-handed parallel beta-helix repeat-containing protein translates to MASVRDYGAVGDGQSDDTEALRHAVEAGDGSLVFDRGTYRISGTIEVPLDAHGPVAIRGDGTARIVMTAAGPAFRIVGTHRGTADPGSLTDSVSTRERLPIVSGIEIAGEHDGAVGLELTGTMEATLHAVLIRQCLIGVHLTNRNRNVLIDACHIYHGRGPKAIGVSFDGVNLHQAIIVGSHISYHRHAGIKIARSEIRNLQITGNDIEYNHDDQDNSPDSADVWIDSREGTVREGTIASNTIQAKPSPNGSNVRIEGPERDDSAGAGLWTIVGNILQSQERNLWLRHCRAVTVSGNSFASAERHSIDIDACRIISLASNTIDHNPDYRGSFLDGIVIRRSSAINLTGLILEGVRVGRPDRGAAISVSDSEAITLGHCQVLDPTARAIELTNVRSTLVHGCTLIDRRSEPSMTEAIRLRGRCSGVAIRGNLVTGGPPAIIAEAGDSVVVEGNFNA, encoded by the coding sequence ATGGCATCCGTCCGCGATTATGGCGCCGTCGGCGACGGCCAATCCGACGACACCGAGGCCCTTCGCCACGCCGTCGAGGCCGGGGACGGCTCGCTCGTCTTCGACCGAGGAACCTACCGAATCTCGGGGACCATCGAGGTCCCGCTCGACGCCCACGGCCCCGTCGCCATCCGGGGCGACGGCACCGCCCGGATCGTCATGACCGCGGCGGGTCCGGCGTTCCGGATCGTCGGCACCCATCGGGGCACCGCCGATCCGGGGTCGCTCACCGACTCCGTCTCCACCCGAGAGCGCCTGCCGATCGTCTCCGGGATCGAGATCGCCGGCGAGCACGACGGGGCCGTCGGCCTTGAGCTGACGGGCACGATGGAGGCGACGCTTCACGCCGTCTTGATCCGTCAATGTCTCATCGGAGTGCATCTGACGAATCGGAACCGCAACGTCCTGATCGACGCCTGCCACATCTACCACGGCCGGGGCCCGAAGGCGATCGGCGTCTCCTTCGACGGGGTGAACCTGCACCAGGCGATCATCGTCGGCAGCCACATCAGCTACCACCGCCACGCGGGCATCAAGATCGCCCGGAGCGAGATCCGGAACCTTCAGATCACCGGCAACGACATCGAGTACAACCACGACGACCAGGACAACAGCCCGGATTCGGCTGACGTCTGGATCGACTCCCGAGAAGGAACCGTCCGCGAGGGGACGATCGCCTCGAACACGATCCAGGCCAAGCCGAGCCCCAACGGCTCGAACGTTCGCATCGAAGGCCCCGAGCGCGACGATTCGGCCGGGGCCGGCCTCTGGACGATCGTCGGCAACATCCTTCAGAGCCAGGAACGAAACCTCTGGCTCCGACACTGCCGGGCCGTCACCGTCTCTGGAAACTCGTTCGCCTCGGCCGAGCGGCACTCGATTGACATCGACGCATGTCGCATCATCAGCCTCGCATCGAACACGATCGACCACAATCCCGACTACCGAGGGTCCTTCCTCGACGGCATTGTCATCCGCCGATCCTCGGCGATCAATCTCACCGGCCTGATCCTCGAAGGAGTTCGCGTCGGTCGACCCGACCGGGGCGCGGCGATCTCGGTGAGCGACTCGGAAGCGATCACGCTTGGTCATTGTCAAGTGCTCGACCCCACCGCCAGGGCGATCGAGTTGACCAATGTCCGATCCACACTCGTTCACGGATGCACGTTGATCGACCGACGATCGGAACCCTCGATGACCGAGGCCATTCGCCTTCGCGGCCGATGCTCCGGCGTGGCCATCCGGGGGAACCTTGTCACTGGAGGCCCGCCGGCCATCATTGCCGAGGCGGGCGACTCCGTGGTGGTCGAGGGAAACTTCAACGCCTAA
- a CDS encoding M16 family metallopeptidase, protein MARRRTAEALPVPHGQLPVVERVLENGMRVLVLPRPSAAVVVCDLYYPVGSVDEPTGKSGLAHFVEHMLFKGTERFPKGLLDRLTFVSAGEVNAETDEDCTHYWFRFPRDRWELALELEADRMRGALFDPSEIESERHVIQEERARELDSPSGRLDEQFLLHCYHDHPYRNPILGWPEDLAAISIDDLRSFYDQHYRPDGAVLVLAGDLKPDRVFDAVLRCFGSIPAGRLIRPNVPEVQSSQVDRRRFELVEPDAIARGLIGWHTVPRGHADAPALGVLADLLTCGRRSRLWDTLVETGQMSTYVDAMHDPAHLAGQLVVQIEAVPGVDPKRIEGVVRRELDRLTTEGPTPEELLRSRRRLEAAWRWQQDDLPGLVVGLGVTALWGRWTDWLEAHRAALAVSADDIRRVASTYLAETRETVGWALPRAGRSTLAMLPSPPPMTPASPPIASPAADRCSCPISELPLAVAAGSAPTLPNYRPRSRFLDNGLRIITERHPGAGVVALELFIDADSTREAVPGAAYLTGRLLEEGTARHSAEQLAEAVEDVGAVLDAGSTGASLQIRAEDLALGVEVLADLVRRPTFPDDAVDWARRRTIAELRGDRDDPAFRADLIFRGLVYGDHPYARDPRGTPRQLSALTRADVLAHHRQFFAPDNAVMVVVGDYDPRALRTLLARHFGDWTPTGIPAASVPFPVRSHRPRLRRVDHPGEQVHLMIGHLGVQRCHPDFETLAVLDHIFGSGPGFTDRLNATLRDDLGLAYHVSGGMTDSADRAPGLFRVYVGTGPAEADLATAAVLDQIRALHTGAFSDDEVAQAIHYLRGSWVFDYQSVNQRSERLVDLAYYGLPLDTPIRLPARLARITPDAVRRAARSHIDPTALTRVEYGPIRGRGRSDRSECA, encoded by the coding sequence ATGGCCCGACGTCGGACCGCCGAGGCCCTCCCGGTTCCTCATGGTCAGCTTCCCGTCGTCGAGCGGGTGCTTGAGAATGGGATGCGCGTGCTCGTGCTTCCCCGTCCCAGCGCGGCGGTCGTCGTCTGCGACCTGTACTACCCGGTCGGCTCGGTCGATGAACCGACGGGCAAATCCGGCCTCGCTCACTTTGTCGAGCACATGCTGTTCAAAGGGACCGAGCGATTCCCCAAAGGACTGCTCGACCGCCTTACGTTCGTTTCGGCCGGTGAGGTCAACGCCGAGACCGACGAGGATTGCACTCACTACTGGTTCCGCTTCCCGAGAGACCGCTGGGAACTGGCCCTCGAACTTGAAGCCGACCGCATGCGAGGGGCCCTGTTCGATCCGTCCGAGATCGAATCGGAACGCCACGTTATCCAGGAGGAACGCGCCCGAGAGTTGGATTCCCCCTCGGGGAGGCTCGACGAGCAGTTCCTCCTCCACTGCTACCACGATCACCCCTACCGCAACCCCATCCTTGGCTGGCCCGAAGACCTGGCGGCGATCTCGATCGACGACCTTCGCTCCTTCTACGACCAGCACTATCGGCCCGATGGGGCCGTACTCGTCCTGGCCGGCGACCTGAAGCCTGATCGCGTCTTCGACGCCGTGCTCCGCTGTTTTGGGTCGATTCCCGCCGGCCGCCTGATCCGCCCGAATGTTCCCGAGGTCCAGTCCTCACAGGTCGATCGACGACGCTTCGAACTGGTCGAGCCTGATGCCATCGCCCGAGGCCTGATCGGCTGGCACACCGTTCCCCGAGGCCACGCGGACGCCCCAGCCCTGGGGGTCCTGGCCGACCTCCTGACCTGTGGGCGCCGCTCCCGACTCTGGGATACGCTGGTCGAGACCGGCCAGATGTCCACCTATGTCGATGCGATGCACGACCCGGCCCACCTGGCCGGGCAACTGGTGGTGCAAATCGAGGCGGTTCCCGGTGTCGATCCGAAGCGCATCGAGGGCGTCGTCCGCCGCGAACTCGACCGACTGACCACCGAAGGGCCGACCCCGGAGGAGCTACTCCGTTCCCGACGCCGCCTTGAAGCCGCCTGGCGATGGCAGCAGGACGACCTTCCCGGTCTGGTCGTCGGCCTGGGAGTGACGGCTCTCTGGGGACGCTGGACCGACTGGCTCGAAGCGCATCGCGCTGCCCTGGCCGTCTCAGCCGACGACATCCGCCGCGTGGCTTCGACCTACCTTGCGGAAACACGCGAGACGGTCGGCTGGGCACTTCCGCGAGCGGGCCGATCGACCCTTGCCATGCTCCCTTCGCCCCCTCCGATGACGCCGGCGTCTCCTCCGATCGCCTCTCCCGCGGCCGACAGGTGCTCATGCCCGATCTCCGAGCTTCCACTCGCCGTAGCGGCCGGATCGGCCCCGACCTTGCCGAACTATCGGCCGCGATCCCGGTTCCTCGACAACGGGCTTCGGATCATCACGGAACGACATCCCGGCGCGGGGGTCGTCGCCCTGGAACTGTTCATTGATGCCGATTCCACCCGCGAAGCCGTCCCCGGCGCGGCCTATCTGACCGGCCGATTGCTCGAAGAAGGAACCGCCCGCCACTCGGCCGAACAACTGGCCGAAGCGGTTGAGGACGTCGGCGCGGTCCTCGACGCCGGCTCCACCGGGGCCTCGCTTCAGATTCGAGCCGAGGATCTTGCCCTCGGCGTTGAGGTCCTGGCCGACCTTGTCCGCCGCCCGACCTTCCCCGACGACGCCGTGGATTGGGCCCGACGCCGAACCATTGCCGAACTGAGGGGCGACCGCGACGACCCGGCGTTCCGCGCCGACTTGATTTTTCGGGGCCTCGTCTACGGCGATCACCCCTACGCCCGAGATCCTCGAGGCACCCCTCGGCAGCTCTCCGCGCTCACGCGTGCCGACGTGCTGGCGCATCATCGCCAGTTCTTCGCGCCGGACAACGCTGTGATGGTGGTGGTGGGGGATTATGATCCCCGAGCCCTTCGAACGTTGCTGGCTCGCCATTTCGGCGACTGGACGCCGACCGGAATCCCGGCGGCGTCGGTCCCATTCCCGGTCCGATCCCACCGCCCCCGGCTGCGTCGGGTCGACCATCCGGGAGAACAGGTGCATTTGATGATCGGTCACCTGGGCGTGCAACGGTGCCACCCCGATTTCGAGACCCTGGCGGTGCTCGACCATATTTTCGGCTCCGGTCCCGGCTTTACCGACCGTTTGAATGCGACCCTGCGCGACGATTTGGGCCTGGCCTACCACGTCTCGGGAGGCATGACCGACTCGGCCGATCGCGCCCCCGGATTGTTCCGGGTCTACGTCGGCACCGGTCCGGCCGAGGCCGACCTGGCCACTGCTGCCGTCCTCGATCAGATCCGAGCCCTCCACACCGGGGCTTTCAGCGACGACGAGGTGGCTCAGGCCATTCACTACCTTCGCGGCTCGTGGGTCTTTGACTACCAGTCCGTCAACCAACGCTCCGAACGCCTTGTCGATCTGGCCTACTACGGCTTGCCGCTCGACACTCCGATTCGCCTCCCCGCCCGCCTGGCTCGAATCACACCCGATGCCGTCCGCCGCGCCGCTCGCTCCCACATCGACCCGACCGCCCTGACCCGGGTGGAGTACGGTCCCATCCGCGGGCGAGGCCGATCCGATCGCTCTGAATGTGCCTGA
- a CDS encoding apolipoprotein A1/A4/E family protein, which translates to MLTKIRPIAVRTVIGSMGMAAGMALLLTGCGSGSENGATPVASAPVETESAPNPEASTARRANPETLPPLDDPNMPAPFFFDDSVTPSRFDSSASVEALTPPALPELPQLPPPSELAPKARAEAEQVIDGVVGGVRQAVGAMATGAANELRGEVNQTVGEIRSEVELTIDEVKGEARQAADELRGEVESTLGVVKGQVNQKVEGARQGVRQVVGGVREQVTGEAQRAREGLRQSAQELTGQLLNDLVGPAPAPAPQPQQP; encoded by the coding sequence ATGCTCACGAAGATTCGTCCGATTGCTGTCCGAACCGTGATCGGCTCGATGGGAATGGCCGCCGGGATGGCCCTGCTGCTGACTGGCTGCGGGTCGGGTTCTGAGAACGGGGCGACGCCGGTCGCATCAGCCCCGGTCGAGACTGAGTCTGCCCCGAATCCGGAGGCCTCGACCGCCCGCCGCGCCAACCCGGAAACGCTCCCTCCGCTCGATGACCCGAACATGCCCGCGCCGTTCTTCTTCGACGATTCGGTGACTCCTTCTCGCTTCGATTCCTCTGCTTCGGTTGAAGCCCTGACTCCCCCCGCATTGCCTGAATTGCCGCAGTTGCCCCCGCCCAGCGAGCTGGCCCCGAAGGCTCGGGCCGAGGCGGAGCAGGTGATTGACGGGGTGGTCGGTGGGGTGCGTCAGGCGGTTGGCGCGATGGCGACCGGCGCGGCCAACGAGTTGCGTGGCGAGGTCAATCAGACCGTCGGCGAGATCCGATCAGAGGTCGAGCTCACAATTGATGAGGTCAAGGGCGAAGCCCGTCAGGCGGCTGATGAGCTGCGCGGCGAGGTCGAGTCGACCCTTGGCGTGGTCAAGGGGCAGGTCAATCAGAAGGTGGAAGGTGCCCGCCAGGGGGTCCGTCAGGTGGTCGGCGGTGTCCGGGAGCAAGTGACCGGCGAGGCCCAGCGTGCCCGGGAAGGTCTGCGGCAGTCAGCCCAAGAACTGACGGGTCAATTGCTCAATGATTTGGTCGGCCCGGCCCCCGCCCCGGCTCCCCAGCCTCAGCAGCCGTGA
- a CDS encoding DUF1559 family PulG-like putative transporter translates to MRCLHRRSPQRDAFTLIELLVVIAIIGVLIALLLPAVQSAREAARRAQCTNNLKQIGLGFMNFESANGFLPQGPHDGHPQAVTSDGVTPNPAGYNYDERPGVDTYGGTTCCNAAHPDGWNHFFKITPYIEMQQVYNLANFDAPPIHGGRPGDLNGENDVARVSIAIYNCPSRRPLERYNGTSGFTRNDYAGNAGFFQGETYECNGFSGASDSQFVPPPPNGLTPIGDERATPNQGNTARRKGAIVWSGRGATRKLADFRDGTSNSILVAEKSLPDTRWGSDGGDNERWNNSGWDEDNIRWHFPPIPDSQAPALNGFCSDPAGGNTGGTLWRRMFGASHPGGMNALLGDGSVRFIKFTVNPSTFRKLCVIDDGEPLSADEF, encoded by the coding sequence GTGCGTTGCCTTCATCGACGTTCCCCTCAGCGAGATGCCTTCACCCTGATTGAGCTGCTGGTGGTCATCGCGATCATCGGCGTTCTCATCGCGTTGCTCTTGCCGGCGGTCCAAAGTGCCCGAGAAGCGGCCCGCCGCGCCCAGTGCACCAACAACCTGAAGCAGATTGGTCTTGGCTTCATGAACTTCGAGAGTGCCAACGGCTTCCTGCCCCAGGGGCCTCATGACGGCCACCCTCAGGCCGTGACCTCTGATGGTGTGACCCCGAACCCTGCCGGCTACAACTATGACGAGCGGCCAGGAGTCGACACCTACGGTGGAACCACCTGCTGCAACGCGGCTCACCCGGATGGCTGGAACCACTTCTTCAAGATCACCCCGTATATTGAAATGCAGCAGGTCTACAACCTGGCGAACTTCGATGCTCCCCCGATCCACGGTGGCCGGCCGGGCGACCTGAACGGCGAGAACGACGTGGCCCGCGTCTCAATCGCCATTTACAACTGCCCGAGTCGCCGCCCGTTAGAACGCTACAACGGAACGTCTGGCTTCACCCGAAATGACTATGCTGGCAACGCGGGTTTCTTCCAGGGTGAAACCTACGAGTGCAACGGCTTCTCCGGAGCCAGCGATTCTCAGTTCGTTCCTCCCCCGCCCAACGGTCTTACGCCGATTGGTGACGAGCGAGCCACCCCGAACCAGGGAAACACCGCGCGTCGGAAAGGTGCGATCGTCTGGAGCGGCCGAGGTGCGACCCGCAAGCTGGCCGACTTCCGCGACGGTACCTCGAATTCGATCCTTGTGGCTGAGAAGAGCTTGCCCGATACCCGATGGGGCTCCGATGGCGGCGATAACGAGCGCTGGAACAACTCCGGCTGGGACGAGGACAACATCCGCTGGCACTTCCCGCCGATTCCGGACTCGCAAGCCCCGGCCCTCAATGGCTTCTGCAGCGATCCGGCCGGAGGCAACACCGGCGGCACGCTCTGGCGGCGCATGTTCGGTGCCTCGCACCCGGGCGGCATGAATGCCCTGTTGGGTGACGGTTCGGTCCGTTTCATCAAGTTCACGGTGAATCCGTCCACCTTCCGCAAGCTCTGCGTGATCGACGACGGCGAGCCGCTCAGCGCCGACGAGTTCTGA
- a CDS encoding YncE family protein translates to MLPTRRTLVLLVLALIAVVPARPALADDPADEPIRRLLYVAVPGIRNYLEYGGHGLLVFDIDNGHRLLKRIPTGGLNPEGVPINVKGICASAITNRLYISTITTLQCLDLKTEQLLWEIPYEGGCDRMSLSPDGKTLYLPSFEKAHWHVVDAISGDVIARIVPDSGAHNTVYGLDGRFAYLAGLRSNELTVADTSTHTIARTVGPFSHSIRPFTVNGSQTRCYVNVNELLGFEIGDITTGEKLARVEVRGFNRGPVKRHGCPSHGVGLTPDESEVWVVDAYNQRLHIFDNTTMPPTQRESIAVRDEPGWITFSLDGSIAWPSTGDVIDVPSRQIIATLADEHGNPVMSEKVVEIHWQGDEPIRNGDQFGLGRVTND, encoded by the coding sequence ATGCTCCCGACCCGCCGCACCCTTGTCTTGCTCGTCCTCGCTCTGATTGCGGTCGTGCCCGCCCGACCGGCGCTCGCCGATGATCCCGCCGACGAGCCCATCCGACGCCTGCTTTACGTCGCCGTACCCGGCATTCGCAACTATCTTGAATACGGCGGCCACGGCCTGCTCGTCTTTGACATCGATAACGGTCACCGCCTCCTCAAACGCATACCGACCGGCGGCCTCAACCCCGAAGGCGTCCCCATCAATGTCAAGGGGATCTGTGCCAGTGCCATCACCAATCGTCTTTACATCAGCACTATCACCACCCTCCAATGCCTTGACCTGAAGACCGAACAGCTTCTCTGGGAGATTCCCTACGAAGGGGGATGCGACCGCATGTCTCTTTCCCCCGATGGCAAGACGCTCTATCTCCCCTCGTTCGAGAAGGCCCACTGGCACGTCGTCGATGCGATCTCCGGTGACGTAATCGCCAGAATCGTTCCCGATTCCGGCGCTCACAATACCGTGTATGGACTGGACGGCCGCTTCGCCTACCTCGCCGGATTACGATCGAACGAGCTGACCGTCGCCGACACCTCGACTCATACCATCGCCAGGACCGTCGGCCCCTTCTCCCACTCGATTCGCCCGTTCACGGTCAACGGATCGCAAACACGATGCTATGTCAATGTGAACGAGCTGCTCGGTTTCGAGATCGGCGACATTACCACCGGCGAGAAGCTCGCCCGCGTCGAGGTCCGGGGCTTCAACCGCGGCCCGGTCAAGCGCCACGGCTGCCCGAGTCACGGCGTCGGCCTGACGCCGGACGAGTCGGAGGTCTGGGTCGTCGACGCCTACAACCAGCGCCTCCACATCTTCGACAACACGACCATGCCCCCCACCCAACGCGAGAGCATCGCCGTCCGCGACGAGCCCGGCTGGATCACCTTCAGCCTCGACGGCTCGATCGCCTGGCCCTCGACCGGCGACGTCATCGACGTCCCTTCGAGGCAGATCATCGCCACCCTGGCCGACGAGCACGGCAACCCGGTCATGAGCGAGAAGGTCGTCGAGATCCACTGGCAAGGGGACGAGCCGATCCGCAACGGCGACCAGTTCGGCCTCGGTCGCGTCACGAACGACTGA